The nucleotide window TCCCCCATTCTGGTTCGACCGACGCGTAGATGGCCGGCAGGCGAGGATCCCGTCGATGCGCTGCCTCCGTTTCTCGAGACAAAGGAAACATTCTATGGGGCGCGCTCAATCTGGCTAACCGAATGTTCAAGACCGCCACAAGCACGATGCTCCCCCTTTTGTCCCCGCGTGGTTCTGCGGTTGGCTCGGGACTGATCCGCTACCAACACCTCTTCGAGCACCGATTCACGAGGGTTGCGCTCTCATTGCTGTCCGCGGCTCTCTTGATCTGCTCGCTGCCTGACCCCGACATCGGATGGTGTGGCTGGGTGGCACTGGTCCCGCTGATCATCGCAATCCAAGGATTAGGCCCGCGGCGGGCCGCCGGTCTCGGCCTCTTGTTCGGAATTGCTTCAAGCTTCGGCATCTACGGCTGGCTCTTTGAAGTGCCGAGTTTCGACATGCGCCATGCCGTTGTGCTGGCCGTCTATGTCGGCGCCTACCCTGCGGCATGGTGCGCAGCCATGGCCTGGACGGCTCGCCTCGGCGTACCACTGCTTTTGGCAGGTCCCCTTCTCTGGGTGCTCAGTGACACGCTACGCGCCCATGCCGGATTTCTCGCGCTTCCCTGGGGCACCCTCGCGCAATCTCAGCATCACAACCTCGCCATCCTGCAGATCGCCAGTCTTGGCGGAGAACAAGCGGTCACCCTCCTCGTGGCCGCGGGAAATGTAGGGCTCGCCTGCCTCATCCTGCGTCGTGAACGGCAGGCCGTGCTGATGACCGGAATGCTGTTGGCAGTCGCGCATCTATGGGGCGCGGCACTCCTCTATAGCGCACCGGTAGGCCGGAGTATCGCGGTGACCGCAATCCAGCCGGATATTCGCGTGGCGGAGCGAACGACTGAGGAGGGGCGCCGTACCTCGTTGGAACGATTGGAACGGCTCACGCGTTCGGCGGCCCAAGCGCAGCCCCTGTTGATCGTTTGGCCGGAAAGCGCCGTCCCCGGCGATCTGCAGTCTGATTCAGGACTCGTCGCACGATTGGAACGCCTGACCACTGAGATCGGCATTCCATTGATTGTCGGTGCGGCGCAGGTCGAAAAATTCGCGAAGAGCGAACCGGAGCTGACGATCGGTCGCCGAATCTTCAATACCGCATATTTGATCGAGCCAGGCGAACCGCTCGGACGGCCCTATCGGAAACGGATCCTCGTTCCGTTTGCGGAATATCGTCCCCTTGCCGACATCATCCCCTGGCCCGAATGGCTGGCTCCGCGCGTGCCGGAGATGACAGCGGGAGATGGCGGACAACTGCTTCGCATAGGCGAGCAGCTCTCGGTCGGCCCACTTATCTGTTGGGAAAATCTGTTCACTGCTCTTGCCCGTGACTCGGTCCGCAACGGCGCGCAGATGCTCGTCCAGCTCACCAACGACGTGTGGTTCGGACGGAGCGCGGCTCCACGCCAGCACAACCTCATGTCCGTCATCCGGGCGGTGGAACATCGCGTGCCGATCGTGATTGCGTCGAACACGGGGCCCTCGCAAATCATCGACGCCTACGGACGGATCGTCGGCCCCGAGTCTGAGCTCTTCATCGAAGACACGGTAACCGGCGCCATCCGCATCGGCAACGCCGGTACCTGGTATACCGAAATCGGCGATTCCTGGATGTATGGGGTCTTCCTTCTCGCGGCGGCAGGTCTGAGGCGAAGCGTTGAACCGCTGAAGCGATGCGCCGACGAACGGATTGTCAAACCAACGGCTGGGTAAAGCGCCCGCAACTCTTGGAGGAGACCATGGAACAGACCCGATTTGCTGCAGAATGGGTGAATCGAGCAAGGCAGCAGATTGAGCCACGATGGGTTGCCTGGTTGATCGGCATCGTTCTCCTGCTCGGCATCCCTGCTGGGCCTGCGTCAGTTCAAGCCATGGGAGACTTACTGTTCTGTAGGAATGGCTGTCGCACCGATACGGTCAGTCTCTCCTGCCCCGGAGCCGTGATGAAGAAAGCTGCGACATTCGCCTCGAACCCTCCCGGCTTTGCCTCCTACCCCTTTGAAGAAAAATGCCCTGTCATACTGAGAACAGGGCAGTACCACAACGGCGTCATCCATCTCTCCTTCGAAGGGAGATGGAACCCTTCAGAGACTCGTCAAGACCGCCCGAACGCAGTGGAGACGCTGTTCATTGAAAACTACGAGCAATTTTTCCCGAACCGGCAAATGAAAGGGTCAGGAGAGAGAAGAATCTTCGTGTTTTGGACGGCCCGTTGCACCGCAGATCCGTGGCTCAAAGGCGGCACCTGCCGACGCCTTGGCGAATACGTCCCGGACGACGTGCGGGAAGCCTTCCCTTCTGAGATCGATGATAAACCGTTCCCCCTGACAAAGGACTCCCTATCGCCAACGCTGAAGCAGCAACTCATCAAACAATATCAGGAGGCAAACCAGCAGGGATCCGCCCGGATGAGCAACCAGCAGCGTATCCGAAGCATGATGACTCAGCCGCAACAGGCTCCGATCGTCAAGCAATCCCCGTCGACGCAAGCCATGGTGGTCCAGCCGCAACAGTCCCCGGTCATCACGCCATCTCAGGCTGCGCAGGCCCAGGCTGCTCAAGGCATGGAGGCTGAACCGCAAGCGGCCTTTCCAACGCTTGGCGCATCGATGGGTGCACAGGCACGATCAGGACTTTTCGCGCGAGGCGTAGAGGAAAAGGAAGGCCAGACTTCCGGGAAGGAAGGGAAGGACCCGCCGGCAGAGGGCGTTGAAAGTACTGACCCGGGTGTCATTGAGGAAGGAACGCCTGAGGTCGCCGAACCGGTTGCGCTCACGCTCGAACAGCCGTTTCACGCCACGGATGCGAAGGGAGAGGCTGTGGAGTTCAAAGCCGGCGCCTATGAAATCGGAACCATCCTGGATCTCCAGCTCGGAGTCGCACAAGAAGGCCGGCGGACCGTGCTCTTGAATGCGAATCGGGATACCCACCAGATTCCGATCTCCCGCACGATTGCAGTCGTCATCCCGGGTCCATTGGACGATCTCCACCTGCTCTTTCTGACGGCGGATGGGAGGCGATTTGAGACGATCGGCTTTCCGTCCGGAGTGAGACCGCGCAGCATGAACACGATACCTGCAATCCCCGACAAAACCATTGAAGCGGCAGTTCTTGCGGCGTCAGTCGGTGCGAGAACCGTGTCATCTCCACCCTGTCGGCCCAATCCCAGCGACATTGGACCGCGGTGGGTGCCGGTGCCCTGCACCCTCACCTCACCGTAGAAGTAGGTGATGCCGTTTGCCAATGATTTATTCTACTTCCCTCCGCTCAAGCAGCATGGTGGCAAGGGCCAGGACGACGAGGGAGACCAGCATCACAGCGATGATCCACATGGCGGCTTCTCCTTCTGAGCGACGTTGAACCGTTTTCTTATCCGGTGTGTCGAGCGCAGGGGGCCGGAGGTTCACCTTGACGAGGCGAATCCGTCTGTTGGCGGATTTGAACCCAGTTACGTCGAATGACGACTCACGAGAAGCGAGGAGCGATCCTACGTGAACAGGAGGTGCACTCATGACGGGACATCGTCAACCATTGTTGAAACCTCCTTATGGCTGCTTGCTGTTACTGGTCGGAACGTTGGGCTGGTTCCCGGCCGGAGCTTTCGCAACTGATACCAAGACGCAGGGATCTCTAGGAGGCGTCTACTTTAGGGCTGAGTGCCCGATCGGCTCCTTCTTGGTGGGCTTCTCCGGGCGAACGGGCGCCTGGATCGATCAAATCGCTCCGGTCTGTGAGCCCTTGTCACCGAACAAGCAGACATTCGGTAAATTCACCGTCGGCGCCACAATCGGGACGAGTACCGGAGGGACACCGGATCATAGCCGCTGCCCGGCACATACGGTCGTACGTGTGACGAGACATTCAATGACCATCGGTGAGAACGCACAGCTCAAGTTTGTCGAATCGATCTCCTACGACTGCTTTACGACCGCGGGCGCGTTCCGCAGCGACGGCCGCCGGATCTTCGGCCATCCCACAGAGCTTCCCGTAATCGACACGACGTCGAAGCCGCTCGATACCTTGACACAATGTCCTCAGGGCGAATTCGCCCGAGGCTTCCATGGCAGGGCCGGCCAGTTTCTCAATGCGCTCGGTCTGATCTGTGGCCCTCTTGTGCCTCGCAAATCCGGCACGGCAGTACCGTCTGACGCTCCACACACGACCGCCGCATTTCCGACCGCTCCCACGATCAACCTACCTCAAGGCTTCTTGGTCAAAGGCAAGGGCGTTTTTCAGATCACCCCCTCGAAGTATCTCACCGGGACGCAGGCCCAGATTCAATTGAAGTGGCTGAACCCGCCGGCCCATTTCCAAGGCAAGGGCCTCGACTTTTACACCTACGAGGTGCCGATGAGTCTGATCGCCGGTCCGAGCGGCATTGCGGCGCCGGATAGTTATTTAGCTCCAGGGACATGGGAAATGCGCGTGCGCATCAATCAGCCCAAGGTGGGTGATTGGAGCCAGCCCGTGCGGTTTGAGTACTACCTCCAGAATCCGGCTGTCGCTCCGAGAGCCGAAACGCCATTGAGTGTGGAAGGGCAAAAGAAACGTTCGACCATGGGCGGCGGGACAAGCGCGTTCCGGCCGCAAACGACACCATCGGCAGGCCTCGGGAACACCACCGTGATCTTGCCGCGTGGGATAGACGAGAAAGGCGGATCAGAGAGCAACCAGACCGTGGACATGCCGGTCGAAATGGAGAAGCAGCCATGACGGAGGGAAGCTGACCGTTCAATGGAATGGATGAGAAGAGTATAGAACCTATCTCACAATGGGTGTTCCGGTCAGAACTGGTCATGCCCGCGAGAGCGGGCATCCAGAAAGATCTGAAAATGCTGGATTCCCGCCTGCGCGGGAATGACGACAATAGATCCCCATCCCATCATGAAGGAGTTTTGAGATAGGTTCTAGTTCCCGGAACCGGGGTCTTGCCCCGGAAATGATGTCGAGCGGCCTCGCGTTCACCGGCTCACAAGGAAAGGAAGGCAGCCATGCGAAAACCATCAGTATCCCTTCCAGGAATTGCCGGCGTGGCAGGAGTCGCACTTCTGGTTGTGGTTCTTGCTTCGCCCCCTGCCTCCTACCCCTCAGCGTTCGGAACTACCCCCGATGAACCAGAACCAACATTGGTTCCCACAACCTGCAGTCCCCCTAGACTCACGGGACAGCCACAGTTTCTCGGCATTCCGAAAGGAACGGCAAAGTATCCATTTAGCGGCATCTGTACAAGCCCGGACAGGCCCGGAGCTCAACTAACCTACCGATTGGAAGGATCATGGTCCCCGTCGGAGAAAGATCCGAACAAACCCAATGCGTCCGAGGCGATCGAAATAACAGGATTTGAACCGTTCATTCCCATTCGCGAACCCGGTGGCAGCATTTTCATGTACTGGATGGCGCGATGCAAACAAGATCCATGGTTGCAGCCAGAAGGGGCGAACTGCCGCATCAGCGGCACGTTTATCCCGGACGACCTGCGTGAAGCCGTTCCAGATTTGCTGTCGCTAAACTTTCCAAAGACCGAGAATATGATTGCCCCTGCTGATCGGCAACGCCTGTCCTCGCAATATCTACGACTCAATTCCCCCGTCGCGGGGACAAAGCGAATCCCTGGGGTAATGGGAAAGACCAAGGACATGTTCACCATCACCAACCCCCGGTGGAATGCTGTCGTGCAGCAGGGCCAGCTCTTCATCAAGGCCGATCTGCCAGAAATCGGAGCGACTCAGGTGACGCAACTGGAATTGCAGTGGCTGGACGCGCCGCCCGATAAACCCTATCTCAACCCCTTCATTGTGGATACGACACAATTGCTTCAAGGCTATCAGGTGGACCCGCGCGTCACCAGAGGACACGAGGGTCGTTGGGAAGT belongs to Nitrospira sp. and includes:
- the lnt gene encoding apolipoprotein N-acyltransferase, whose protein sequence is MLPLLSPRGSAVGSGLIRYQHLFEHRFTRVALSLLSAALLICSLPDPDIGWCGWVALVPLIIAIQGLGPRRAAGLGLLFGIASSFGIYGWLFEVPSFDMRHAVVLAVYVGAYPAAWCAAMAWTARLGVPLLLAGPLLWVLSDTLRAHAGFLALPWGTLAQSQHHNLAILQIASLGGEQAVTLLVAAGNVGLACLILRRERQAVLMTGMLLAVAHLWGAALLYSAPVGRSIAVTAIQPDIRVAERTTEEGRRTSLERLERLTRSAAQAQPLLIVWPESAVPGDLQSDSGLVARLERLTTEIGIPLIVGAAQVEKFAKSEPELTIGRRIFNTAYLIEPGEPLGRPYRKRILVPFAEYRPLADIIPWPEWLAPRVPEMTAGDGGQLLRIGEQLSVGPLICWENLFTALARDSVRNGAQMLVQLTNDVWFGRSAAPRQHNLMSVIRAVEHRVPIVIASNTGPSQIIDAYGRIVGPESELFIEDTVTGAIRIGNAGTWYTEIGDSWMYGVFLLAAAGLRRSVEPLKRCADERIVKPTAG